cacacacacacacacacactcactcactcacacactctctcacacacactcacacacccacgcacacacactcacacacacccacacacacactcactcactcacacacccacgcacacacacacccacacacacaccctcacacacacacacacacacccaaccacccacccacacactcacacaccacacacacacacactcacactcacacacccacgcacacacacacacacacacacacacacacacactcacacacacacacacacacacacccacacacacacacccacacacacacactcacacccacacactcactcactcactcactcacacactctctcacacacactcacacacccacgcacacacactcacacacacccactcactcacacactctctcacacacacacacacacacacactcactcactcacacactctctcacacacactcacacacccacgcacacacacacccacacacacaccctcacacacacacacacacacccacccacccacccacacactcacacacacacacacacacactcacactcacacacccacgcacacacacacacacacacccacacacacactcacacacacacacacacacacacccacacacacacacacacacacacccacacacactcactcacacccacacactcactcactcactcacacactctctcacacacactcacacacccacactcacacacactcactcacacacacactcacacacacacactcacacccacccacacacacacacacacacatactcacctTCCACCTGTCCCTCCAGAGTCCGCACCTTCCCGAAGGACTCGGCGTTGCTGGGTCACGACACCGTGCGCGCCCTCATGCACTACGCCCTGAAGGTCTGGAGCGACATCGCTCCGCTAAACTTCCACGAGGTGGCAGGAAGTGACGCCGACATCCAGATCGACTTCACCAAGGCCGACCACGAGGACGGCTATCCGTTCGACGGTCCCGGCGGCACGGTGGCGCACGCCTTCTTCCCCGGAGAGAAGTTCAGCGCCGGAGATACGCACTTTGATGATGACGAGGCGTGGACCTTCAGGTCGCCAGGTGAGTGCCGGTGGCCCGGTGGTACCGGGACCGAGGAGCAACCGTGGTCCGTGTCCCAGAGCTGCTCGTGATCCAGTTCTGGGTCCTCTTCCAGACGCTGACGGCGTGGACCTGTTCGCTGTGGCGGTTCACGAGTTCGGTCACGCCATCGGTCTGATCCACACCTCGGCCGTGGAGTCCATCATGAGGCCGTACTATCAGGGCCCGGTCGGGGACCCTCTCAAGTACCACCTGACCTACGAAGACAAGGTCCGGGTCTGGCAGCTCTACGGTACGGCGCCGGTTCTGTTGGGTCGCTTGTCGACGTGTAGCTGCTTTATTTGTCCCCTGACTGTGGTCTTGCTTCAGGTGTCCGAGACTCGGTGTCCCACACCGACCGACCCGGCGTCCCGCCCCCGACCGAGCCGCCCGTCCTGGGAGACGTCCCCAACAACAGGTCCACACTGCCGTAAGTTCAGGGGACCGTTCGTGTCCCTCAGCTCGGCCTCATGCTAACGCCAGCTAACGAAGGTGGGGTTTAAAGGGAGGAGCCtgtcagcagggggcggtgCTACAGTCAGGTGACCCGCCCCTGACTCGGCACCTCTTTACGTGTGTTTGGTTTGGCCCCCGAGCGAGTGCATTCAAACGGCCTCAGACAccgagccgccgccgccgccgccgccgccgctccggcgTCAGTGTGACTGATGACAGGAATCACAGTTCATTATTAACAttcgctcgccgccgccgccttcatGAATCATTTCCTGCACCGCCGTCGGGTCGCGGTCGCTGGAGCTCCGACGAGCGGTGCAGCTGTGAGTGGACGGCGCCACGTCCGTCTGACCACCTGCAACAGAACCGACGGATCACAGACGAGCTGGTCTCAGATCTGGATTCCCATCTGGTTCTCGTACCGGGCTGGTCCATGactggttgtcatggaaacgttGGCAGAGTCACATGACACGCGTCGCTGACCCGTCTGTCCTCCCGACAGGATGGCGAGGGACGCCCCCGATCgctgcagcagccattttgatGCGGTGGCTCAGATTCGAGGCGAGGCGTTCTTCTTCAAAGGTACCAAAGATCTtccttcccatcatgcattgtgGAGAGACCCAATAtgtcccatcatcctttgcggTGGCATGAAGGCCACAGCCAAAGGTCCCTGAAGCCTGacctggtcacatgactcagtCACCACTTTATTTACATGGGGTCTGTTACCGTggcaactgctgctgttgctggaatAATCTGATCTCCGTGACAACCGTCTCAGGGAAATACTTCTGGCGTCTGACGCGTGAGAAGCACCTGGTGTCGCTGCGGCCGGCTCAGATCCATCGTTTCTGGAGAGGCCTGCCGCCCAGCCTGGACGGCGTGGACGCCGTCTACGAGAGAGCGGCGGATCACAAGATCGTCTTCTTCAAAGGTGCTCACGCTCGCCACGCGCTTGTCCCTGACACGCTCCAGACGCTGACGCGGTCCCTCCCCCACAGGTAGCAGGTACTGGCTGTTCAAAGACAACATCATGGAGGAGGGTTACCCTCGTCCAATCAGTGACTTCGGCCTGCCCCTGGACGGCGTGGACGCCGCCTTCGTCTGGCTGCATAACCACAAAACCTACTTCTTCAGAGAGCGGCGCTACTGGCGCTACGACGAGCAGCTGAGGCAGATGGACCCGGGCTACCCCAAGGCCAGCGCCCTGTGGAAGGGCCTCCCGCCGGACCTGGACGACGCCATGAGCTGGTCTGACGGTGAGGTGACCTTTTCCCTGACCTCTgcccccttctcccccctctgggGGCCGtggcctcacttcctgttaggaCGCTCTTTCTCTGACTCGCTTCCTTTCTCCCCCAGGCTCCTCTTACTTCTTTAAGGGGCGGGAGTACTGGCGCGTTCCGGGCAGcgccgtggaggcggagcctggATTTCCCCGCCTCACCTCCACAGACTGGCTGCTGTGCTCTCAGATGCAGGCCGACTCCCCCGACCCCGAAGCCCCGGACGCTGCCGCCACAACAGGCGACACTCGCCGCCAGCCCGACCGCGCCCACGACGGCTACGAGGTGTGCTCCTGTACGTCGGGCTCCGCCCCCCCGCCGCGGCGCTTCCTGTGGTTGCTGCCGCCCGTGTGGACGCTGCTCGTCCGGTCAGGAGCGTGATGgaacgtcacttcctgttcgactgtcgtcacttcctgttttcacaaaACTAAAAGTTTGAAAGACAGCAAAGGTTTGTTTCTACTGCCAGATCCTCCAGGTTCTTCCAGGTTCTGTGCCCAGGGTGTCCCAGGCCAGCAGGGAGGCCAGCAGGGAGgccaccccccctctcccctatttttgtacaaaaataaagacaatctTGGCTTTTCCAGACGAGTCACATGACTCCTTCAACCGTGTGTGTGGAGGTcgggatggtgtgtgtgtgtgtgtgtgtgtgtgtgtgtgtgtgtgtgtggaccactACCTGCTCCCAGTTCCACGTGTTCCAGGTGGGCCTGAACCAGGATCAGGTCCTGTCAGTCCTCCATTGATGTCTCAGGAAGAAACATTAACTTATGGCTGCAACTCCGTGTTTAACCTGATCCACCAGTCCGAGGTCCAGGGGGGCCTCCAAGACCCTCTTCATCTCCACCTCATACCAAGTTTGTCTTCTGAGGTTCCGAACACCCACAGGTCCTTCAGATAGCAAAGATCCTGGTCCAGGTCCGGGACGACTGAGAGGACCTGGACCAGGTctaggaggactgagaggaccaggtccaggaggactga
The sequence above is drawn from the Takifugu rubripes chromosome 6, fTakRub1.2, whole genome shotgun sequence genome and encodes:
- the LOC101078581 gene encoding matrix metalloproteinase-17-like, which encodes MLLPLLVPLLGLWSWTGAAPSGTAQLDSVDWLSRFGYLPSPDPVTGQLQTQEALTRAIRAMQRFGGLKETGIFDQDTLLLMGTPRCSLPDVPEGSTGRSRRALMPQSKWNKRHLSWRVRTFPKDSALLGHDTVRALMHYALKVWSDIAPLNFHEVAGSDADIQIDFTKADHEDGYPFDGPGGTVAHAFFPGEKFSAGDTHFDDDEAWTFRSPDADGVDLFAVAVHEFGHAIGLIHTSAVESIMRPYYQGPVGDPLKYHLTYEDKVRVWQLYGVRDSVSHTDRPGVPPPTEPPVLGDVPNNRSTLPMARDAPDRCSSHFDAVAQIRGEAFFFKGKYFWRLTREKHLVSLRPAQIHRFWRGLPPSLDGVDAVYERAADHKIVFFKGSRYWLFKDNIMEEGYPRPISDFGLPLDGVDAAFVWLHNHKTYFFRERRYWRYDEQLRQMDPGYPKASALWKGLPPDLDDAMSWSDGSSYFFKGREYWRVPGSAVEAEPGFPRLTSTDWLLCSQMQADSPDPEAPDAAATTGDTRRQPDRAHDGYEVCSCTSGSAPPPRRFLWLLPPVWTLLVRSGA